A stretch of Henckelia pumila isolate YLH828 chromosome 4, ASM3356847v2, whole genome shotgun sequence DNA encodes these proteins:
- the LOC140862814 gene encoding uncharacterized protein — translation MLRPGEIKEFKDFSKSFVHHFASSKKHPTTTFSLFSIKQREHENLRAYIRRFSALALEVPTATPDLLISAFMQGLDTKDFLKSLIKRPAETYEELLARAEKYVNMEEILVSRAAMKRERPKSPKGNRVPNNNTGMG, via the coding sequence ATGTTACGCCCCGGAGAGATCAAGGAATTCAAGGATTTTAGCAAATCCTTCGTGCACCACTTCGCCAGTAGCAAAAAGCATCCTACCACTACTTTCAGTCTCTTCTCAATCAAGCAAAGGGAGCATGAAAATTTGAGAGCATATATCCGCAGGTTTAGTGCCTTGGCTCTTGAGGTACCCACTGCGACACCAGATCTGCTCATCAGTGCCTTCATGCAAGGGCTGGatacaaaagattttctcaAATCCCTAATAAAAAGACCAGCGGAAACATACGAGGAACTACTCGCCCGAGCGGAGAAATATGTCAACATGGAAGAAATACTGGTTTCTAGAGCTGCTATGAAGAGGGAACGACCAAAAAGTCCAAAGGGCAATAGGGTTCCTAACAATAATACTGGAATGGGATAG